The sequence ACCGGTCAGGATGAGCACATCGCCGTCCTCAAGGCACGGTGCAATTAGCTCGCCAAAGTACTCCGTATCGGCAGCGCAAGTCGTTTTGTAAGTACCTACCCCCAGGCGCTCCAGGGACATATATGCTCCTTATTATTCCGAGGCGTCCTCTGGTGCGGGATGTCGCTCCAGATAGTCGCCCAGTATCTTAAAGTCTTCCTCCAGCAGTTCCTGCCACGCCGGATTGCGTAGCGCTGCTGCCGGATGGAACGTGGGCATTACTACAAAATGCCCCATCTGGTGGAACCTGCCGCGCAGCTTAGTAATGCCAATCTCGGTCTTAAGCACAAAGTGCGTCGCGGGGTTGCCGAGCGTCACGATAATATCGGGCCAGATGCTTCGAATCTGCTCACGCAAAAACGGCGAGCAAGCCAGCACTTCCTCGGAACGTGGATTGCGGTTTCCCGGCGGGCGGCACTTAAGCACGTTGGCAATGTAGACGTCTTCGCGTTTGAGCCCCGCCAGCGACAAAATGCCGTTGAGGTCCTCGCCTGCCGCCCCCACAAAGGGCTCGCCCTGCAAATCCTCATTGCGGCCCGGCGCCTCGCCAATAAACATCACACGAGCGCGGGGGTTTCCCACGCCAAACACGATATTGTGACGCGACTGGTAGAGCTGGCAGAGGTGACAATCGCCCAGAACGGCCTCAATTTCCTCGAGTGCGACCTCACGTGGTGCCTGATGGGTATGGCCGGGGATGTGCATGACGCCCATAGCGGCTCCTACACGTAGACCTTGTCGAGACGCATGCCAAAGCCGCAGGCGACCTCGTAGTTAATCGTTCCGCGCAGTCGGGCCATCTCGTCCATAGTGATCTCGGCATCGCCATCGCGGCCGACAATAATCATCTCGTCACCATACTCGGCCTCGGGAATCTCGTGTGCCGGGTTGGACTGAATGGCGACCATAAACTGGTCCATGCAGATATTGCCAACCTGATGCACGCGCTCGCCGCGATACAGCACATCCATACGATTGGAAAGCGTACGCGATAGGCCATCGGCATAACCGATCGGCAGCGTGCAGATCTGAACGCGCGTACGCGGTACGCGGTAGGTAAAACCGTAGCCCACGCCCTCACCCATCGCAGGGTG is a genomic window of Collinsella aerofaciens containing:
- a CDS encoding uracil-DNA glycosylase, with amino-acid sequence MGVMHIPGHTHQAPREVALEEIEAVLGDCHLCQLYQSRHNIVFGVGNPRARVMFIGEAPGRNEDLQGEPFVGAAGEDLNGILSLAGLKREDVYIANVLKCRPPGNRNPRSEEVLACSPFLREQIRSIWPDIIVTLGNPATHFVLKTEIGITKLRGRFHQMGHFVVMPTFHPAAALRNPAWQELLEEDFKILGDYLERHPAPEDASE